The Vicia villosa cultivar HV-30 ecotype Madison, WI linkage group LG1, Vvil1.0, whole genome shotgun sequence genome includes a region encoding these proteins:
- the LOC131623087 gene encoding uncharacterized protein LOC131623087, with protein sequence MMWDVEGSMHLIKKPLKTSSSNSNERSLGERGNVVMRPTARKNTGQEGEFSMNMDMASSTGPDPLARIPPRTGKSMTTIIIQRLLRMLRMLIVIVAVNVPLYMMLLFKDWIDK encoded by the exons ATGATGTGGGATGTAGAAGGCTCAATGCATCTTATAAAGAAACCTTTGAAGACATCCTCTTCAAATTCTAATGAAAGAAGCTTAGGAGAAAG GGGTAATGTTGTAATGCGGCCAACTGCTAGAAAAAATACTGGTCAAGAAGGAGAATTCTCGATGAATATGGATATGGCTTCAAGCACCGGGCCTGATCCTCTAGCAAGAATACCTCCCAGAACAGGCAAATCAATGACAACAATTATAATCCAAAGATTACTACGCATGCTGCGAATGCTAATCGTTATTGTTGCAGTCAACGTTCCTCTTTACATGATGTTGCTATTCAAGGATTGGATTGACAAGTAA
- the LOC131623095 gene encoding large ribosomal subunit protein bL34c-like — translation MASLSVSPLLSMRLRAPTYSSSSTLTASKSTSLCLNSSNVRSPLLHCSFAASLSFHSSSLSGLSLRSNLTSNVGLRKQSSRRLVIVAAGRQALNLTKRSRSRKSLARVHGFRIRMSTTSGRAILKRRRAKGRKVLCTKTHHNRGK, via the exons ATGGCTTCGTTATCGGTTTCTCCTCTCTTATCCATGCGACTGAGAGCACCAACCTACTCATCTTCTTCCACTCTCACCGCTTCAAAATCAACTTCCCTCTGTCTCAATTCCTCCAACGTTCGCTCTCCATTGCTTCATTGCTCCTTCGCTGCCTCTCTCTCGTTCCATTCTTCCTCCCTTTCAG GTTTGTCATTGAGATCAAATTTGACATCTAATGTTGGATTAAGAAAACAAAGTAGTCGCCGCCTGGTTATTGTAGCAGCAGGAAGGCAGGCTCTTAATCTAACAAAGAGAAGTAGATCACGGAAATCACTGGCACGCGTTCATGGCTTCCGCATACGAATGAGCACAACAAGTGGAAGAGCTATCTTAAAGCGACGACGTGCCAAAGGACGAAAAGTCCTTTGCACCAAGACCCACCATAATAGGGGCAAATAG